The window cataccTTTAGGCAAAGCAATGTTCAATCACACATCCAAACAAGAagattaatttttccttttcttttcttgtgtcCCTTTCAATTAACTTCTAGGAATCTTCAATTGCACCCAATGGCCCCgccatcttcttttttttttcttttttttttctatatggttGGTGACTAATATTTAAAGTGAAAGCTTTAGCCTTTATCTTCGTCGTCTTTTTCTTCCATCAAGGAACACATCTCATTACCCGACATAGCTCTCCCCTACCAATGGCATCCAAGAACTGTATTCTCATTTTTCTCACCTTAGTGTCCATCTTCTTGCCACTAACACAATCCATACACTTCAAGTTTCCTGCTGTTTTCAACTTTGGCGACTCGAATTCTGACACTGGCAACCTTGTGGCGGCTGGCATTGAAAGCATTAGACCACCATATGGGGAAATTCACTTCCGGATACCATCTGGGAGATACTGTGATGGCCGTCTCATTATTGATTTCCTCAGTAAATCTCCCACTTCCATTGACTATTTCATGCTTAGTTCTTGATCATGTCAGCTCTGTTTTTATTCTCTGCATCCCCCTGTTTCCTCTGttctttcttctgtttttttgctCTGTATTCCCCTTTATTCCAGTTTTTAGTATGAAAAAAtgttcttttcttgtttatatACTGTAATGTTAATTTTATGCTCAATCCCTATCTTTTTTAATGAGATTCTGGAGGTGTTTGCTGTTTATTGCAAGATTTAGTGGAATCAGCAATGCATTTAGAAGTTATGAATCTGAAATCTTCCTATCTgcctttttctttcatgttcaTATTGCCCTGTTTCCTCTGTTTTCAAGTATTAAGTGttgcatagtttttttattcatttgggTGTGATTTTCAGTGGATGCAATGGAGCTGCCCTTCCTAAATGCATATTTGGAGTCAGTTGGGGTGCCGAATTTTCGAAAAGGATGCAACTTTGCAGCTGCAGGATCAACTATACTTCCAGCAACTGCAACATCTGTTTGCCCATTTTCCTTCGGGATTCAAGTGAATCAGTTTCTACGATTCAAAGCTCGGGTTCTTGAACTGCTGGCCAAAGGTATGTATGTGCGTAATTCACTCTCTTATTGCAAGCCATTGTTGAGGAAAACTTGATTGAAAGTGGCATGGATTCAGTTTGATAAAACCTAGAGAGTTAATGTCTGAAGTATTGTAAGAAGTGTAAGAACATTCatagatttttctttaaacttTTCCACAGgcaagaaatttaataaatacatcccagcagaaaattattttgagaaGGGGCTATATATGTTTGATATAGGCCAGAATGATCTTGCTGGTGCATTTTATTCAAAGACATTTGATCAAATTGTTGCTTCAATCCCAAACATTTTGGTCGAATTCGAAACCGGAATCAAGGTTAGCTCGTAGTTctgtcctttccttttctttcgaTTTTTTGACAGTAACCTTTCTTCaggaagaaaacatgaaaatccgCTTCATTGATTGATTGGTTTTCTTGCACTAGAAACTATATGACCAAGGAGCTAGGAATTTTTGGATCCACAACACAGGTCCTCTTGGATGCTTGACTCAGAATGTTGCGAAATTTGGAACTGATCCATCAAAGCTTGATGAACTAGGATGTGTAAGCGGGCATAATCAAGCAGCTAAACTTTTCAATCTTCAGCTTCATGCTCTCACAAAAAAGCTACAAGACCAACATTCTGATTCAAATATCACATATGTTGATATCTACACAATAAAATCCAACCTCATTGCTAATTATTCTCGATACGGTTAGTATGCCTCAGTTCTCTTTAATATGAGATTTTGTTTAATCGTTTTCAAACTTTTATCATCTTCTTATCCAAACAAATGGAGAAGTAGGAGGAAAGGAAAGATATTTGATTTTGAGTGGATATGAATTTGTAGGATTTGAGCAACCCATAATGGCATGCTGTGGCTATGGAGGACCACCTCTGAACTATGACAGCAGGATTGTCTGTGGGCAAACAAAAGTTTTGGATGGAACCAGTGCCACAGCCCAAGCATGCAATGATAGCACTGAGTATGTGAATTGGGATGGAATTCACTATTCAGAGGCAGCAAATCAGTATATTTCATCACAAATACTCACTGGAAAATTTTCGGATCCGCCTTTCGCTGATAAAATGCCTTTCCTTCTCAATCTCCAGTTCTGAGGAGCTAATTTGCTTACTATTCTGTAAttattctattaattttttttcatcgtgctaagaatattaaaaatttcTGATTAGTGCTCCATGATCTAATTCTTAAGTATAAAAGCTTGATGTTGCAGATTGCAACAACAAAACCCTACTTTCTCACAGGTTTCATCTTAGAATAGTATCTGGACAATGATATGATACCGTGAGAATACGATGAAACCATTGTTCTAATACACCTTCCATGAACATAAACCAAAAATATGTACGTATCCTCAGGTTGCAAGGTTCTCGTCGAAAACATTACAAACATTTGTACAACTATGTGCCACCAGGTTTTATCGAAACCTGGTGGAAATAATTTGAGAAACAAGTCTAGCAACAGGGTTAtgatttatttctttgaaaCATAAGCATAGTATTGTGCCATAGGAACAACAAAAGCAATCACCAACAGACCTCCAACCACTAGAGTGAATTGTCCCCTCTTCTCGTCTGTCTCTTCCCTGCTTTTGAAGTTGGATTCTCGTTTATTTTCATTAGCCCTTGGACCACCAGGATCTGGAAGCCCATCAATAGCGGCTACTAACCTCTTAGCACTGCTATAAATTGCTTCATTGTACTTTTCTTCTGTCGCCAAGACTGCAATTGAAAACCCACAGTAATCACCTTCGCTGCTCTATCGTAACTGTTGAAGTTCTTATGATCACGATGTTAAATGAAAAATGGACTAGAAATCTTCTGCTTATAACCTTAGCTCTTAAGATAGATGACATTT is drawn from Populus nigra chromosome 5, ddPopNigr1.1, whole genome shotgun sequence and contains these coding sequences:
- the LOC133694721 gene encoding GDSL esterase/lipase At1g54790-like — its product is MASKNCILIFLTLVSIFLPLTQSIHFKFPAVFNFGDSNSDTGNLVAAGIESIRPPYGEIHFRIPSGRYCDGRLIIDFLMDAMELPFLNAYLESVGVPNFRKGCNFAAAGSTILPATATSVCPFSFGIQVNQFLRFKARVLELLAKGKKFNKYIPAENYFEKGLYMFDIGQNDLAGAFYSKTFDQIVASIPNILVEFETGIKKLYDQGARNFWIHNTGPLGCLTQNVAKFGTDPSKLDELGCVSGHNQAAKLFNLQLHALTKKLQDQHSDSNITYVDIYTIKSNLIANYSRYGFEQPIMACCGYGGPPLNYDSRIVCGQTKVLDGTSATAQACNDSTEYVNWDGIHYSEAANQYISSQILTGKFSDPPFADKMPFLLNLQF